The region ATGCATCCGCCTTCTCGTCTCCCCCCTCCATCAggttttctctcatctctctcctccAGAGATGAAGATTCTCGGAGATGTGAAGGGAGTAACCGAAGGAAACCCTCAAACTACTATGATTGCACAAACACTTCTTCTCTTGCGACTTTAGTATTTCAACTGTCCAAAAACTATCAAACTTTTGAATCGAATGTCTTTTTCAATACCTAAATATCTTTCAATGAGACTAAAGGGATCACAATGAATCTCGATACTTTGTTTATGAAAAAAGGGGGTAAAtaaaaactgttttttttttcaagaattgAAACTGTTGTTGATTTTGTATGTAATAGAAAAGATTCCTTGTTATGCATTTGGTGGTTGAGGGATTTATTTTGGTATTGTGCAGCTATGAACTGAAAGGGGTTGAGGAAGAAGAAATAGCTCGGTTAGCTGAGGATGGTGACATATACAACAGGCTGTCTAGATCATTGGCTCCTGAGATATTTGGACATGAAGATATCAAGAAAGCTCTTTTACTCTTATTAGTGGGCGCTCCTCATCGGAAGCTCAAGGATGGGATGAAGGTAAATCATAGTGTTTTTGTTTCTCTTTAAAAGCAGGTGGTTTGGGTTTTTTTGTGCACAATACAAGTATGAGATTAAAGTTGTGATTTAGATAAGAGGGGATCTACATATATGTTTGATGGGTGATCCTGGAGTTGCAAAAAGTCAGCTGCTTAAGCACATAATTACTGTTGCACCAAGAGGTGTGTATACAACTGGAAAAGGAAGCAGTGGTGTTGGTCTTACAGCTGCTAGTCAGAAGGACCTGGTCACAAATGAGTTTGTGCTGGAAGGGGAGGCATTGGTGAGTCAGGATTTTGTTACTTACTATTCATATTCTAATATTAATATGTAAACaaagaaaatatataaataaatggaTGGGTGTAGGTGCTGGCTGATATGGGGATATGTGCGATTGATGAGTTTGATAAGATGGATGAGTCAGACAGGACTGCCATACATGAAGTTATGGAGCAGCAGACGGTTAGCATTGCCAAAGCCGGGATCACCACTTCTCTCAATGCAAGAACTGCAGTTCTTGCTGCTGCAAATCCTGCCTGGTATTATTTACTCTTACcaattatcatttattttttaattactaATAGTAATATGAATGTTTTGTTTGATGATTCAGGGGGAGATATGATCTCCGCAGAACTCCAGCTGAAAATATAAACCTGCCTCCTGCACTTCTATCAAGATTTGATCTTTTGTGATTGATCCTTGACAAGGCAGATATGGACAATGATCTTGAAATGGTCAGGCATGTTGTTTATGTCCACCAGAACAGAGAATCTCCTGCCCTTGGCTTTGCTCCACTTGAAGCTTCTGTTCTCAGGTATATATTCATATTCCCTTGATATCATATCACTCAATGGTAAAAGAAAAATTGTAGTTGCAAAGTATGAGAGGATGGATTGTGTTGTTGATATGATATAATAAATGATGATGATAATAGGGCATACATATCAGCTGCTCGGAAGCTGTCTCCTAGTATACCAAGAGAGCTGGAGGAGTACATAGCCACTGCATATTCAAGCATCAGGCAAGAAGAAGCAAAATCAAACAGCCCTCACTCCTATATGATATATATCCAACAAATATACTTCTCTGTTTTCATCCTATATGATAATAATGACAACCGATTTCAACATTAAATTACAAT is a window of Lactuca sativa cultivar Salinas chromosome 1, Lsat_Salinas_v11, whole genome shotgun sequence DNA encoding:
- the LOC111885993 gene encoding LOW QUALITY PROTEIN: DNA replication licensing factor MCM7 (The sequence of the model RefSeq protein was modified relative to this genomic sequence to represent the inferred CDS: substituted 1 base at 1 genomic stop codon), which codes for MHLVVEGFILVLCSYELKGVEEEEIARLAEDGDIYNRLSRSLAPEIFGHEDIKKALLLLLVGAPHRKLKDGMKIRGDLHICLMGDPGVAKSQLLKHIITVAPRGVYTTGKGSSGVGLTAASQKDLVTNEFVLEGEALVLADMGICAIDEFDKMDESDRTAIHEVMEQQTVSIAKAGITTSLNARTAVLAAANPAWGRYDLRRTPAENINLPPALLSRFDLLXLILDKADMDNDLEMVRHVVYVHQNRESPALGFAPLEASVLRAYISAARKLSPSIPRELEEYIATAYSSIRQEEAKSNSPHSYMIYIQQIYFSSNILIFDFKYKEHIQVDTNETKKIVPIAHSTPKFHLTPTTPKVKSGVNKLSNTFSKKKIIFVVSLYFLKGGNAFSCWKQNSKFWICSKVLDIIVKVVSLVGAQKAQLHPDDMLLLANFVMSFESFRTSESFSPICLPRYNAMPFLHAYVHYFDDDTYLVLLTSNSDDFFHLKDCRSHCKDGKAYEAVQECEELKKKCLYL